The Scophthalmus maximus strain ysfricsl-2021 chromosome 7, ASM2237912v1, whole genome shotgun sequence genome includes a window with the following:
- the kif23 gene encoding kinesin-like protein KIF23 isoform X3 has product MSRPVKGKTPRRPPPKYAPSSQKDPVGVYCRVRPLGLEDEECCIEVISSTTIQLHAPEGFKTNRNGEYKETQYSFKKVFGVSISQVELFEHVAKPLVDDLIHGKNGLLFTYGVTGSGKTFTMTGSPGLGGLLPRSLNMIFNSIGPYQAKRYVFKTDDKNGMEVQNEIDALLERQRRENNLPVPKTTSSRQKLDPEIADMIKPEEAYKADGVDEDSSYSIFVSYIEIYNNYIYDLLEENQEDAIKPKWNGGGTPVRLNTEFIPPQSRILREDQNHNMYVAGCMEVEVKSAEEAFQVFWRGQKKRKVANTRLNRESSRSHSVFIIKLAQAPLDADGDNILQDKNQVSVSQLCLVDLAGSERTGRTGAEGTRIREAGNINQSLLNLRTCIEILRENQMCGTNRMVPYRDSKVTHLFKNYFDGEGKVKMVVCVNPKADDYDETLLVMRFAEMTQEVEVARPVDRPICGFTPGRRHRNQAFKEELSRKLEERGGPIDRDVPSVINHLAHSLPPLPSSELTDPNDDITLPRLIEALQNRHRIRQMIIEEYNKAANMMQSMLQELDGNLISKDNFIHEQNGRLAEREKIIQSNRAEMDRLEKKTKMQEHKIDILQKTTKIYEGDKRSLQQELETRDQRLQREQTDKRRMEQRMHGVVSDTQHKWEKECERRVNAKQLEMQNKLWVKDEKLKQLKAIVSESKTPGRPDPPPRQTQPPQRSSREERIPAKRSASPSPLPTTTPVRQLHRRSRSAGGEKWVDHKPTSSLDLGTVLQPVIPNAIQVSAPSEKALSKCDRYVLTHQEVASDGEIQTKLIKGDVMKTRGGGQAVQFTDIETLRQELTTVPGRKRKSSEGAPANGERKDGAWTDVETRCSVAMEMRAGSNMGPGLEHHGITKRRKP; this is encoded by the exons ATGAGCAGACCGGT gaAGGGTAAAACCCCCCGCAGACCTCCTCCAAAATATGCTCCCAGCAGCCAGAAAGACCCAGTTGGG GTGTACTGCCGTGTACGTCCCCTGGGTCTGGAGGATGAGGAATGCTGTATTGAGGTGATCAGCAGCACCACCATCCAACTGCACGCCCCTGAAGGCTTCAAAACAAACCGCAATGGAGAGTACAAAGAG acACAGTATTCCTTCAAAAAAGTCTTTGGGGTTTCCATATCTCAGGTGGAGCTGTTTGAGCATGTGGCCAAACCTCTTGTGGACGACCTCATCCATGGAAAAAATG GCTTGCTCTTTACTTATGGcgtgacaggaagtggaaagacGTTCACCATGACTGGCTCTCCAGGCCTGGGTGGACTTCTACCTCGCTCACTCAACATGATCTTCAACAGTATTGGCCCCTATCAGGCCAAAAGATAT GTGTTTAAGACGGATGATAAAAATGGTATGGAGGTCCAAAATGAAATTGATGCTTTGTTGGAGCGACAAAGACGGGAAAACAACTTGCCTGTTCCTAAAACAACTTCCTCAAG ACAAAAACTTGATCCTGAAATTGCTGACATGATTAAGCCGGAGGAGGCTTATAAAGCTGATGGTGTGGATGAGGACAGCAGCTACAGCATCTTCGTCTCCTACATAGAAatctacaacaactacatctATGATCTCCTGGAGGAAAATCAGGAAGATGCTATCAAACCAAA gTGGAATGGTGGAGGCACACCTGTGCGTCTGAACACTGAGTTCAT ACCACCTCAGTCTAGAATCCTCAGAGAGGATCAGAATCACAACATGTATGTGGCTGGATGTATGGAAGTCGAAGTCAAGTCGGCTGAGGAGGCTTTTCAAGTATTCTGGAGAG gtcagaagaagaggaaggttgCAAACACCCGGTTGAACAGAGAGTCCAGCCGCTCCCACAGCGTGTTCATTATTAAACTGGCTCAGGCTCCTCTTGATGCAGATGGTGACAACATTCTCCAG gatAAGAACCAGgtgtctgtcagtcagctgTGCCTGGTGGACTTGGCAGGAAGTGAGCGCACTGGTAGGACCGGGGCTGAAGGCACTCGTATACGTGAAGCAG GTAACATCAATCAGTCTTTGCTGAATCTGCGGACATGCATTGAAATACTTCGAGAGAACCAGATGTGTGGCACAAACAGG ATGGTCCCCTACAGAGACTCTAAAGTAACCCATCTGTTCAAGAACTACTTTGACGGAGAGGGGAAAGTCaaaatggttgtttgtgtcaATCCCAAGGCTGACGACTACGACGAAACTTTG CTGGTGATGCGGTTTGCGGAGATGACCCAGGAGGTAGAAGTCGCGCGGCCAGTGGACAGGCCCATCTGTGGCTTCACTCCTGGTCGCCGCCATAGAAACCAGGCCTTCAAAGAGGAACTGTCTCGCAAGCTGGAGGAACGTGGCGGTCCGATAGACAGGG ATGTGCCCTCTGTTATAAACCACCTGGCGCacagcctccctcctctcccctcctctgagCTCACTGACCCTAACGATGACATCACCCTGCCTAGGCTGATCGAAGCTCTGCAGAACAGACACAGAATCAGGCAGATGATAATTGAGGAATACAACAAAGCAG CCAACATGATGCAGTCTATGCTTCAGGAACTGGACGGCAACCTCATTTCCAAAGACAACTTTATTCAtgaacaaaatggccgactggcagagagagaaaaaatcatcCAGTCCAACAGGGCAGAGATGGACCGTTTGGAGAAGAAAACCAAGATGCAAGAACATAAG ATTGACATCCTGCAGAAAACCACTAAAATCTATGAGGGCGACAAGCGCTCACTGCAGCAAGAGCTGGAAACCCGAGACCAGAGGCTGCAGAGGGAGCAGACTGACAAGAGACGCATGGAGCAGCGCATGCATGGTGTGGTCTCAGACACGCAGCATAAGTGGGAGAAAGAATGT GAGAGACGCGTCAATGCGAAGCAGCTGGAGATGCAGAACAAACTCTGGGTGAAAGACGAGAAGCTGAAGCAGCTCAAAGCCATCGTGTCGGAGAGCAAGACTCCAGGTCGCCCTGATCCCCCGCCACGTCAGACGCAGCCTCCTCAGCGGTCTTCCAGAGAGGAGCGCATCCCTGCAAAGAGATCGGCCTCGCCCTCACCGCTCCCT ACGACGACACCGGTGCGCCAATTGCACCGTCGCTCTCGGTCTGCAGGTGGGGAGAAGTGGGTGGACCACAAGCCCACGTCAAGCCTGGACTTGGGTACGGTTTTGCAGCCCGTCATCCCTAATGCCATCCAGGTGTCTGCACCCAGCGAGAAGGCCCTGTCGAAGTGCGACAGATACGTATTGACGCACCAGGAGGTCGCCTCTGATGGCGAGATACAGACCAAACTTATCAAG
- the kif23 gene encoding kinesin-like protein KIF23 isoform X2, with product MSRPVKGKTPRRPPPKYAPSSQKDPVGVYCRVRPLGLEDEECCIEVISSTTIQLHAPEGFKTNRNGEYKETQYSFKKVFGVSISQVELFEHVAKPLVDDLIHGKNGLLFTYGVTGSGKTFTMTGSPGLGGLLPRSLNMIFNSIGPYQAKRYVFKTDDKNGMEVQNEIDALLERQRRENNLPVPKTTSSRQKLDPEIADMIKPEEAYKADGVDEDSSYSIFVSYIEIYNNYIYDLLEENQEDAIKPKPPQSRILREDQNHNMYVAGCMEVEVKSAEEAFQVFWRGQKKRKVANTRLNRESSRSHSVFIIKLAQAPLDADGDNILQDKNQVSVSQLCLVDLAGSERTGRTGAEGTRIREAGNINQSLLNLRTCIEILRENQMCGTNRMVPYRDSKVTHLFKNYFDGEGKVKMVVCVNPKADDYDETLLVMRFAEMTQEVEVARPVDRPICGFTPGRRHRNQAFKEELSRKLEERGGPIDRDVPSVINHLAHSLPPLPSSELTDPNDDITLPRLIEALQNRHRIRQMIIEEYNKAANMMQSMLQELDGNLISKDNFIHEQNGRLAEREKIIQSNRAEMDRLEKKTKMQEHKIDILQKTTKIYEGDKRSLQQELETRDQRLQREQTDKRRMEQRMHGVVSDTQHKWEKECERRVNAKQLEMQNKLWVKDEKLKQLKAIVSESKTPGRPDPPPRQTQPPQRSSREERIPAKRSASPSPLPPYYFAPQCPVDSPHVSPEPGSQPFSSTSVEELETCPRPTRPVPSSCSSLSVASRISACEHWADQDSRQGHCSPITPTRTQSPAAPSASRARRRALCWSREEEEVPPSRRLDLDLSERSYRTTTPVRQLHRRSRSAGGEKWVDHKPTSSLDLGTVLQPVIPNAIQVSAPSEKALSKCDRYVLTHQEVASDGEIQTKLIKGDVMKTRGGGQAVQFTDIETLRQELTTVPGRKRKSSEGAPANGERKDGAWTDVETRCSVAMEMRAGSNMGPGLEHHGITKRRKP from the exons ATGAGCAGACCGGT gaAGGGTAAAACCCCCCGCAGACCTCCTCCAAAATATGCTCCCAGCAGCCAGAAAGACCCAGTTGGG GTGTACTGCCGTGTACGTCCCCTGGGTCTGGAGGATGAGGAATGCTGTATTGAGGTGATCAGCAGCACCACCATCCAACTGCACGCCCCTGAAGGCTTCAAAACAAACCGCAATGGAGAGTACAAAGAG acACAGTATTCCTTCAAAAAAGTCTTTGGGGTTTCCATATCTCAGGTGGAGCTGTTTGAGCATGTGGCCAAACCTCTTGTGGACGACCTCATCCATGGAAAAAATG GCTTGCTCTTTACTTATGGcgtgacaggaagtggaaagacGTTCACCATGACTGGCTCTCCAGGCCTGGGTGGACTTCTACCTCGCTCACTCAACATGATCTTCAACAGTATTGGCCCCTATCAGGCCAAAAGATAT GTGTTTAAGACGGATGATAAAAATGGTATGGAGGTCCAAAATGAAATTGATGCTTTGTTGGAGCGACAAAGACGGGAAAACAACTTGCCTGTTCCTAAAACAACTTCCTCAAG ACAAAAACTTGATCCTGAAATTGCTGACATGATTAAGCCGGAGGAGGCTTATAAAGCTGATGGTGTGGATGAGGACAGCAGCTACAGCATCTTCGTCTCCTACATAGAAatctacaacaactacatctATGATCTCCTGGAGGAAAATCAGGAAGATGCTATCAAACCAAA ACCACCTCAGTCTAGAATCCTCAGAGAGGATCAGAATCACAACATGTATGTGGCTGGATGTATGGAAGTCGAAGTCAAGTCGGCTGAGGAGGCTTTTCAAGTATTCTGGAGAG gtcagaagaagaggaaggttgCAAACACCCGGTTGAACAGAGAGTCCAGCCGCTCCCACAGCGTGTTCATTATTAAACTGGCTCAGGCTCCTCTTGATGCAGATGGTGACAACATTCTCCAG gatAAGAACCAGgtgtctgtcagtcagctgTGCCTGGTGGACTTGGCAGGAAGTGAGCGCACTGGTAGGACCGGGGCTGAAGGCACTCGTATACGTGAAGCAG GTAACATCAATCAGTCTTTGCTGAATCTGCGGACATGCATTGAAATACTTCGAGAGAACCAGATGTGTGGCACAAACAGG ATGGTCCCCTACAGAGACTCTAAAGTAACCCATCTGTTCAAGAACTACTTTGACGGAGAGGGGAAAGTCaaaatggttgtttgtgtcaATCCCAAGGCTGACGACTACGACGAAACTTTG CTGGTGATGCGGTTTGCGGAGATGACCCAGGAGGTAGAAGTCGCGCGGCCAGTGGACAGGCCCATCTGTGGCTTCACTCCTGGTCGCCGCCATAGAAACCAGGCCTTCAAAGAGGAACTGTCTCGCAAGCTGGAGGAACGTGGCGGTCCGATAGACAGGG ATGTGCCCTCTGTTATAAACCACCTGGCGCacagcctccctcctctcccctcctctgagCTCACTGACCCTAACGATGACATCACCCTGCCTAGGCTGATCGAAGCTCTGCAGAACAGACACAGAATCAGGCAGATGATAATTGAGGAATACAACAAAGCAG CCAACATGATGCAGTCTATGCTTCAGGAACTGGACGGCAACCTCATTTCCAAAGACAACTTTATTCAtgaacaaaatggccgactggcagagagagaaaaaatcatcCAGTCCAACAGGGCAGAGATGGACCGTTTGGAGAAGAAAACCAAGATGCAAGAACATAAG ATTGACATCCTGCAGAAAACCACTAAAATCTATGAGGGCGACAAGCGCTCACTGCAGCAAGAGCTGGAAACCCGAGACCAGAGGCTGCAGAGGGAGCAGACTGACAAGAGACGCATGGAGCAGCGCATGCATGGTGTGGTCTCAGACACGCAGCATAAGTGGGAGAAAGAATGT GAGAGACGCGTCAATGCGAAGCAGCTGGAGATGCAGAACAAACTCTGGGTGAAAGACGAGAAGCTGAAGCAGCTCAAAGCCATCGTGTCGGAGAGCAAGACTCCAGGTCGCCCTGATCCCCCGCCACGTCAGACGCAGCCTCCTCAGCGGTCTTCCAGAGAGGAGCGCATCCCTGCAAAGAGATCGGCCTCGCCCTCACCGCTCCCT CCTTACTACTTTGCTCCCCAGTGCCCTGTTGATTCTCCCCATGTCAGTCCAGAGCCAGGGTCACAGCCATTCAGTTCCACTAGTGTTGAGGAGCTTGAGACGTGCCCAAGGCCAACCCGTCCCGTCCCCAGTAGCTGTAGCTCTTTGTCTGTGGCGAGCCGCATTTCCGCATGCGAGCACTGGGCGGATCAGGACAGCAGGCAGGGTCACTGTTCACCTATCACACCCACAAGAACACAGTCTCCGGCAGCCCCTTCAGCAAGCCGGGCCAGGAGGAGAGCTCTGTGTTGGTctagagaggaggaagaagtccCCCCATCCCGTAGGCTTGATCTAGACCTAAGTGAGAGAAGCTACAGG ACGACGACACCGGTGCGCCAATTGCACCGTCGCTCTCGGTCTGCAGGTGGGGAGAAGTGGGTGGACCACAAGCCCACGTCAAGCCTGGACTTGGGTACGGTTTTGCAGCCCGTCATCCCTAATGCCATCCAGGTGTCTGCACCCAGCGAGAAGGCCCTGTCGAAGTGCGACAGATACGTATTGACGCACCAGGAGGTCGCCTCTGATGGCGAGATACAGACCAAACTTATCAAG
- the kif23 gene encoding kinesin-like protein KIF23 isoform X1, giving the protein MSRPVKGKTPRRPPPKYAPSSQKDPVGVYCRVRPLGLEDEECCIEVISSTTIQLHAPEGFKTNRNGEYKETQYSFKKVFGVSISQVELFEHVAKPLVDDLIHGKNGLLFTYGVTGSGKTFTMTGSPGLGGLLPRSLNMIFNSIGPYQAKRYVFKTDDKNGMEVQNEIDALLERQRRENNLPVPKTTSSRQKLDPEIADMIKPEEAYKADGVDEDSSYSIFVSYIEIYNNYIYDLLEENQEDAIKPKWNGGGTPVRLNTEFIPPQSRILREDQNHNMYVAGCMEVEVKSAEEAFQVFWRGQKKRKVANTRLNRESSRSHSVFIIKLAQAPLDADGDNILQDKNQVSVSQLCLVDLAGSERTGRTGAEGTRIREAGNINQSLLNLRTCIEILRENQMCGTNRMVPYRDSKVTHLFKNYFDGEGKVKMVVCVNPKADDYDETLLVMRFAEMTQEVEVARPVDRPICGFTPGRRHRNQAFKEELSRKLEERGGPIDRDVPSVINHLAHSLPPLPSSELTDPNDDITLPRLIEALQNRHRIRQMIIEEYNKAANMMQSMLQELDGNLISKDNFIHEQNGRLAEREKIIQSNRAEMDRLEKKTKMQEHKIDILQKTTKIYEGDKRSLQQELETRDQRLQREQTDKRRMEQRMHGVVSDTQHKWEKECERRVNAKQLEMQNKLWVKDEKLKQLKAIVSESKTPGRPDPPPRQTQPPQRSSREERIPAKRSASPSPLPPYYFAPQCPVDSPHVSPEPGSQPFSSTSVEELETCPRPTRPVPSSCSSLSVASRISACEHWADQDSRQGHCSPITPTRTQSPAAPSASRARRRALCWSREEEEVPPSRRLDLDLSERSYRTTTPVRQLHRRSRSAGGEKWVDHKPTSSLDLGTVLQPVIPNAIQVSAPSEKALSKCDRYVLTHQEVASDGEIQTKLIKGDVMKTRGGGQAVQFTDIETLRQELTTVPGRKRKSSEGAPANGERKDGAWTDVETRCSVAMEMRAGSNMGPGLEHHGITKRRKP; this is encoded by the exons ATGAGCAGACCGGT gaAGGGTAAAACCCCCCGCAGACCTCCTCCAAAATATGCTCCCAGCAGCCAGAAAGACCCAGTTGGG GTGTACTGCCGTGTACGTCCCCTGGGTCTGGAGGATGAGGAATGCTGTATTGAGGTGATCAGCAGCACCACCATCCAACTGCACGCCCCTGAAGGCTTCAAAACAAACCGCAATGGAGAGTACAAAGAG acACAGTATTCCTTCAAAAAAGTCTTTGGGGTTTCCATATCTCAGGTGGAGCTGTTTGAGCATGTGGCCAAACCTCTTGTGGACGACCTCATCCATGGAAAAAATG GCTTGCTCTTTACTTATGGcgtgacaggaagtggaaagacGTTCACCATGACTGGCTCTCCAGGCCTGGGTGGACTTCTACCTCGCTCACTCAACATGATCTTCAACAGTATTGGCCCCTATCAGGCCAAAAGATAT GTGTTTAAGACGGATGATAAAAATGGTATGGAGGTCCAAAATGAAATTGATGCTTTGTTGGAGCGACAAAGACGGGAAAACAACTTGCCTGTTCCTAAAACAACTTCCTCAAG ACAAAAACTTGATCCTGAAATTGCTGACATGATTAAGCCGGAGGAGGCTTATAAAGCTGATGGTGTGGATGAGGACAGCAGCTACAGCATCTTCGTCTCCTACATAGAAatctacaacaactacatctATGATCTCCTGGAGGAAAATCAGGAAGATGCTATCAAACCAAA gTGGAATGGTGGAGGCACACCTGTGCGTCTGAACACTGAGTTCAT ACCACCTCAGTCTAGAATCCTCAGAGAGGATCAGAATCACAACATGTATGTGGCTGGATGTATGGAAGTCGAAGTCAAGTCGGCTGAGGAGGCTTTTCAAGTATTCTGGAGAG gtcagaagaagaggaaggttgCAAACACCCGGTTGAACAGAGAGTCCAGCCGCTCCCACAGCGTGTTCATTATTAAACTGGCTCAGGCTCCTCTTGATGCAGATGGTGACAACATTCTCCAG gatAAGAACCAGgtgtctgtcagtcagctgTGCCTGGTGGACTTGGCAGGAAGTGAGCGCACTGGTAGGACCGGGGCTGAAGGCACTCGTATACGTGAAGCAG GTAACATCAATCAGTCTTTGCTGAATCTGCGGACATGCATTGAAATACTTCGAGAGAACCAGATGTGTGGCACAAACAGG ATGGTCCCCTACAGAGACTCTAAAGTAACCCATCTGTTCAAGAACTACTTTGACGGAGAGGGGAAAGTCaaaatggttgtttgtgtcaATCCCAAGGCTGACGACTACGACGAAACTTTG CTGGTGATGCGGTTTGCGGAGATGACCCAGGAGGTAGAAGTCGCGCGGCCAGTGGACAGGCCCATCTGTGGCTTCACTCCTGGTCGCCGCCATAGAAACCAGGCCTTCAAAGAGGAACTGTCTCGCAAGCTGGAGGAACGTGGCGGTCCGATAGACAGGG ATGTGCCCTCTGTTATAAACCACCTGGCGCacagcctccctcctctcccctcctctgagCTCACTGACCCTAACGATGACATCACCCTGCCTAGGCTGATCGAAGCTCTGCAGAACAGACACAGAATCAGGCAGATGATAATTGAGGAATACAACAAAGCAG CCAACATGATGCAGTCTATGCTTCAGGAACTGGACGGCAACCTCATTTCCAAAGACAACTTTATTCAtgaacaaaatggccgactggcagagagagaaaaaatcatcCAGTCCAACAGGGCAGAGATGGACCGTTTGGAGAAGAAAACCAAGATGCAAGAACATAAG ATTGACATCCTGCAGAAAACCACTAAAATCTATGAGGGCGACAAGCGCTCACTGCAGCAAGAGCTGGAAACCCGAGACCAGAGGCTGCAGAGGGAGCAGACTGACAAGAGACGCATGGAGCAGCGCATGCATGGTGTGGTCTCAGACACGCAGCATAAGTGGGAGAAAGAATGT GAGAGACGCGTCAATGCGAAGCAGCTGGAGATGCAGAACAAACTCTGGGTGAAAGACGAGAAGCTGAAGCAGCTCAAAGCCATCGTGTCGGAGAGCAAGACTCCAGGTCGCCCTGATCCCCCGCCACGTCAGACGCAGCCTCCTCAGCGGTCTTCCAGAGAGGAGCGCATCCCTGCAAAGAGATCGGCCTCGCCCTCACCGCTCCCT CCTTACTACTTTGCTCCCCAGTGCCCTGTTGATTCTCCCCATGTCAGTCCAGAGCCAGGGTCACAGCCATTCAGTTCCACTAGTGTTGAGGAGCTTGAGACGTGCCCAAGGCCAACCCGTCCCGTCCCCAGTAGCTGTAGCTCTTTGTCTGTGGCGAGCCGCATTTCCGCATGCGAGCACTGGGCGGATCAGGACAGCAGGCAGGGTCACTGTTCACCTATCACACCCACAAGAACACAGTCTCCGGCAGCCCCTTCAGCAAGCCGGGCCAGGAGGAGAGCTCTGTGTTGGTctagagaggaggaagaagtccCCCCATCCCGTAGGCTTGATCTAGACCTAAGTGAGAGAAGCTACAGG ACGACGACACCGGTGCGCCAATTGCACCGTCGCTCTCGGTCTGCAGGTGGGGAGAAGTGGGTGGACCACAAGCCCACGTCAAGCCTGGACTTGGGTACGGTTTTGCAGCCCGTCATCCCTAATGCCATCCAGGTGTCTGCACCCAGCGAGAAGGCCCTGTCGAAGTGCGACAGATACGTATTGACGCACCAGGAGGTCGCCTCTGATGGCGAGATACAGACCAAACTTATCAAG
- the kif23 gene encoding kinesin-like protein KIF23 isoform X4 yields the protein MSRPVKGKTPRRPPPKYAPSSQKDPVGVYCRVRPLGLEDEECCIEVISSTTIQLHAPEGFKTNRNGEYKETQYSFKKVFGVSISQVELFEHVAKPLVDDLIHGKNGLLFTYGVTGSGKTFTMTGSPGLGGLLPRSLNMIFNSIGPYQAKRYVFKTDDKNGMEVQNEIDALLERQRRENNLPVPKTTSSRQKLDPEIADMIKPEEAYKADGVDEDSSYSIFVSYIEIYNNYIYDLLEENQEDAIKPKPPQSRILREDQNHNMYVAGCMEVEVKSAEEAFQVFWRGQKKRKVANTRLNRESSRSHSVFIIKLAQAPLDADGDNILQDKNQVSVSQLCLVDLAGSERTGRTGAEGTRIREAGNINQSLLNLRTCIEILRENQMCGTNRMVPYRDSKVTHLFKNYFDGEGKVKMVVCVNPKADDYDETLLVMRFAEMTQEVEVARPVDRPICGFTPGRRHRNQAFKEELSRKLEERGGPIDRDVPSVINHLAHSLPPLPSSELTDPNDDITLPRLIEALQNRHRIRQMIIEEYNKAANMMQSMLQELDGNLISKDNFIHEQNGRLAEREKIIQSNRAEMDRLEKKTKMQEHKIDILQKTTKIYEGDKRSLQQELETRDQRLQREQTDKRRMEQRMHGVVSDTQHKWEKECERRVNAKQLEMQNKLWVKDEKLKQLKAIVSESKTPGRPDPPPRQTQPPQRSSREERIPAKRSASPSPLPTTTPVRQLHRRSRSAGGEKWVDHKPTSSLDLGTVLQPVIPNAIQVSAPSEKALSKCDRYVLTHQEVASDGEIQTKLIKGDVMKTRGGGQAVQFTDIETLRQELTTVPGRKRKSSEGAPANGERKDGAWTDVETRCSVAMEMRAGSNMGPGLEHHGITKRRKP from the exons ATGAGCAGACCGGT gaAGGGTAAAACCCCCCGCAGACCTCCTCCAAAATATGCTCCCAGCAGCCAGAAAGACCCAGTTGGG GTGTACTGCCGTGTACGTCCCCTGGGTCTGGAGGATGAGGAATGCTGTATTGAGGTGATCAGCAGCACCACCATCCAACTGCACGCCCCTGAAGGCTTCAAAACAAACCGCAATGGAGAGTACAAAGAG acACAGTATTCCTTCAAAAAAGTCTTTGGGGTTTCCATATCTCAGGTGGAGCTGTTTGAGCATGTGGCCAAACCTCTTGTGGACGACCTCATCCATGGAAAAAATG GCTTGCTCTTTACTTATGGcgtgacaggaagtggaaagacGTTCACCATGACTGGCTCTCCAGGCCTGGGTGGACTTCTACCTCGCTCACTCAACATGATCTTCAACAGTATTGGCCCCTATCAGGCCAAAAGATAT GTGTTTAAGACGGATGATAAAAATGGTATGGAGGTCCAAAATGAAATTGATGCTTTGTTGGAGCGACAAAGACGGGAAAACAACTTGCCTGTTCCTAAAACAACTTCCTCAAG ACAAAAACTTGATCCTGAAATTGCTGACATGATTAAGCCGGAGGAGGCTTATAAAGCTGATGGTGTGGATGAGGACAGCAGCTACAGCATCTTCGTCTCCTACATAGAAatctacaacaactacatctATGATCTCCTGGAGGAAAATCAGGAAGATGCTATCAAACCAAA ACCACCTCAGTCTAGAATCCTCAGAGAGGATCAGAATCACAACATGTATGTGGCTGGATGTATGGAAGTCGAAGTCAAGTCGGCTGAGGAGGCTTTTCAAGTATTCTGGAGAG gtcagaagaagaggaaggttgCAAACACCCGGTTGAACAGAGAGTCCAGCCGCTCCCACAGCGTGTTCATTATTAAACTGGCTCAGGCTCCTCTTGATGCAGATGGTGACAACATTCTCCAG gatAAGAACCAGgtgtctgtcagtcagctgTGCCTGGTGGACTTGGCAGGAAGTGAGCGCACTGGTAGGACCGGGGCTGAAGGCACTCGTATACGTGAAGCAG GTAACATCAATCAGTCTTTGCTGAATCTGCGGACATGCATTGAAATACTTCGAGAGAACCAGATGTGTGGCACAAACAGG ATGGTCCCCTACAGAGACTCTAAAGTAACCCATCTGTTCAAGAACTACTTTGACGGAGAGGGGAAAGTCaaaatggttgtttgtgtcaATCCCAAGGCTGACGACTACGACGAAACTTTG CTGGTGATGCGGTTTGCGGAGATGACCCAGGAGGTAGAAGTCGCGCGGCCAGTGGACAGGCCCATCTGTGGCTTCACTCCTGGTCGCCGCCATAGAAACCAGGCCTTCAAAGAGGAACTGTCTCGCAAGCTGGAGGAACGTGGCGGTCCGATAGACAGGG ATGTGCCCTCTGTTATAAACCACCTGGCGCacagcctccctcctctcccctcctctgagCTCACTGACCCTAACGATGACATCACCCTGCCTAGGCTGATCGAAGCTCTGCAGAACAGACACAGAATCAGGCAGATGATAATTGAGGAATACAACAAAGCAG CCAACATGATGCAGTCTATGCTTCAGGAACTGGACGGCAACCTCATTTCCAAAGACAACTTTATTCAtgaacaaaatggccgactggcagagagagaaaaaatcatcCAGTCCAACAGGGCAGAGATGGACCGTTTGGAGAAGAAAACCAAGATGCAAGAACATAAG ATTGACATCCTGCAGAAAACCACTAAAATCTATGAGGGCGACAAGCGCTCACTGCAGCAAGAGCTGGAAACCCGAGACCAGAGGCTGCAGAGGGAGCAGACTGACAAGAGACGCATGGAGCAGCGCATGCATGGTGTGGTCTCAGACACGCAGCATAAGTGGGAGAAAGAATGT GAGAGACGCGTCAATGCGAAGCAGCTGGAGATGCAGAACAAACTCTGGGTGAAAGACGAGAAGCTGAAGCAGCTCAAAGCCATCGTGTCGGAGAGCAAGACTCCAGGTCGCCCTGATCCCCCGCCACGTCAGACGCAGCCTCCTCAGCGGTCTTCCAGAGAGGAGCGCATCCCTGCAAAGAGATCGGCCTCGCCCTCACCGCTCCCT ACGACGACACCGGTGCGCCAATTGCACCGTCGCTCTCGGTCTGCAGGTGGGGAGAAGTGGGTGGACCACAAGCCCACGTCAAGCCTGGACTTGGGTACGGTTTTGCAGCCCGTCATCCCTAATGCCATCCAGGTGTCTGCACCCAGCGAGAAGGCCCTGTCGAAGTGCGACAGATACGTATTGACGCACCAGGAGGTCGCCTCTGATGGCGAGATACAGACCAAACTTATCAAG